TCCGGGGCACGGATCGTCGGCGTTGACCGCAACGAAGAAGGTCTCGCGGCGATCGCGGATGAACTCGGCGAGGGCACCGTCACCTACACGGTCGACCTCGCGAGCCACGACGCCATTCTTGCGATGCGTGACCAGCATGTCACCGAGGTTGGTCTCCCCGACATCATCGTGAACGCCGCGGGTTTCGATCGCGCCGAACCCTTCATGGAGAACGACCCGGCCCTGTGGGAGTCGCTCATCGACGTCAACTACCTCGGACCAGTTCGCCTGACTCACGCGTTTCTCCAACCTATCCTTGCCGCCGAGGCAACGGTAAAGATCATCAACATCTCCTCCGACGCCGGTCGGGTCGGCAGCATGGGCGAGACCGTGTATGCGGGCACCAAGGGTGCGATCATCGCGTTCACGAAGTCCCTCGCCCGAGAGATGGCCCGCCACGGCATCAACGTCAACTGCGTCGCGCCGGGCCCCACCGAGACGCCGCTCTTCGAGACGCTCCCGGAAAAGATCCGCACGGGTCTCATCAAAGCAATACCCTTCCGCCGCCTGGCACGCCCGGAAGAAATCGCGGCTGCGGTCCGCTTCTTCGTAGGTCCGGAATCTGACTACATCACCGGCCAGGTGCTGTCGGTCTCCGGCGGCCTGACGATGGCGGGTTAACGTTCGGCGCGCCAGGGCGTTCGTGACGAACCAGGATTGGGCTGACCCCTCTTTCTAGGTCCATTCGTTATGTGAGTCCAACACCCCGCGATCATGGGGAGAATGGATCACACGATGAGCAAGCAAAGAAAACGTCACACCCCGGAGCAAATCGTCCGGAAACTGGGGCAAGCCGACCGGCTCCTTGGCGAGGGCAATACCGTCGCCGATGCCTGCCGCGAGCTCGGCGTCACGGAGCAAACCTATTTTCGGTGGCGAAACCAGTACGGCGGCATGAAAGCCGAAGACGCGAAACGGTTGAAAGAACTCGAGAAGCAGAATGCGACCTTGAAACGGTTGCTCGCTGAGGCTGAGCTCGAGAAGGCCGCGCTCAAGGAGTTGGCTGAGGGAAACTTTTAGGCCCGGGTAGACGGCGTGCCGCGATCGCGCACCTGATTCGCACCCTGCAGATCAGTGAGCGTAGGGCGTGCCGTCTGGCCGGGCTTTCCCGCTCCGCCTGGCGGCGGCCACTCAAAGGTGATACTCCAGCAGATCCCGACCGGGCGCTTCGCGACTGGCTGCGGATGTTTGCGAAGAATCACCCGAGGTGGGGGTACCGTCGCGCGTATCACGATGCCCGCGGCGAGGGCTGGGACGTGAACCACAAGAAGGTGCAGCGTTTATGGCGTGAAGAAGGGCTCCGCGTGCCACAGAAGCGCAGGCGCAAGCGCATCGGGGCTTCAACTATCGAAGCGCCTGCCGCGACTGCGCCGGGCGTTGTCTGGGCGGTCGATTTCCAGTTCGATGTCGATGAGCGCGGCAAAGCGATCAAGATCTGCTCGATCGTAGACGAACACACCCGCGAATGTTTGGGCGGTCTCGTGGAGCGGTCGATCACCGCCGAGCGATTCATCCGGCATCTCGAGGAACTCGTCGCCGTACACGGGGCACCAATGGTGCTGCGCAGTGACAACGGGCCGGAGTTCATCTCCGACGCCGTAGCAGAGTGGGCAGGCACAAGAACCGGATTGTCGTACATTCCACCGGGCCAGCCCTGGCGCAACGGATATGTAGAGTCGTTCAACTCGAGGCTCCGTGACGAGTGCTTGAACATCAACAGTTTCTA
This DNA window, taken from Gulosibacter molinativorax, encodes the following:
- a CDS encoding SDR family NAD(P)-dependent oxidoreductase, producing the protein MIEGKIALVTGAASGIGRAIARNLHASGARIVGVDRNEEGLAAIADELGEGTVTYTVDLASHDAILAMRDQHVTEVGLPDIIVNAAGFDRAEPFMENDPALWESLIDVNYLGPVRLTHAFLQPILAAEATVKIINISSDAGRVGSMGETVYAGTKGAIIAFTKSLAREMARHGINVNCVAPGPTETPLFETLPEKIRTGLIKAIPFRRLARPEEIAAAVRFFVGPESDYITGQVLSVSGGLTMAG
- a CDS encoding IS3 family transposase (programmed frameshift), with amino-acid sequence MSKQRKRHTPEQIVRKLGQADRLLGEGNTVADACRELGVTEQTYFRWRNQYGGMKAEDAKRLKELEKQNATLKRLLAEAELEKAALKELAGGKLLGPGRRRAAIAHLIRTLQISERRACRLAGLSRSAWRRPLKGDTPADPDRALRDWLRMFAKNHPRWGYRRAYHDARGEGWDVNHKKVQRLWREEGLRVPQKRRRKRIGASTIEAPAATAPGVVWAVDFQFDVDERGKAIKICSIVDEHTRECLGGLVERSITAERFIRHLEELVAVHGAPMVLRSDNGPEFISDAVAEWAGTRTGLSYIPPGQPWRNGYVESFNSRLRDECLNINSFYSLLHARVVISDWKHEYNHERRHSSLGYRSPVEYARSCTHQLEEIDSHTERT